In a genomic window of Hippoglossus stenolepis isolate QCI-W04-F060 chromosome 15, HSTE1.2, whole genome shotgun sequence:
- the camlg gene encoding calcium signal-modulating cyclophilin ligand isoform X2 has protein sequence MESGESAEEKTGPASAAQRRAEIRRRKLLMNSEDRMNRIVGFTKIESETNGASLRPTEPRFHLDLDRTEWSSSSSLQRPAPFLPEASGLGSRSHSVTPERRGSPLPDSSEPHGGSIEDDIIGVRQRPRGERASDDISGSPRKGLQKYLSRFDDAMKLRGQLANEKPPQDGESEPEEFDPFIVFRLVGSILLAIFVRVFVCKYLSIFAPFLTLELAYMGLSKYFPKVEKKTQTTVLTAALLLSGIPSEVINRSMDTYRRMGDVFADLCVYFFTFILSNEILLLVGSETP, from the exons ATGGAGTCCGGAGAGTCCGCGGAGGAGAAGACGGGTCCGGCGTCTGCGGCTCAGCGGAGAGCGGAGATCCGCAGGAGGAAGCTGCTCATGAACTCCGAGGACAGGATGAACAGGATCGTGGGCTTCACCAAGATCGAGTCTGAAACCAACG GAGCGTCTCTGCGTCCGACAGAACCTCGCTTCCATCTCGATCTCGACAGAACAGAGtggtcctcgtcctcatctttGCAGAGGCCGGCTCCTTTCCTGCCGGAGGCCTCCGGGCTCGGCAGCCGCTCCCACAGCGTCACCCCAGAGAGAAGGGGCTCGCCCCTGCCAGACAGCAGTGAGCCACACGGAGGCTCTATAGAAGATGACATCATAGGGGTCCGGCAGAGACCCAGGGGGGAGCGGGCATCGGACGACATCAGCGGGTCCCCGCGCAAGGGCCTCCAAAAGTACCTGTCTCGTTTCGATGATGCCATGAAACTGCGAGGTCAGCTGGCCAACGAGAAGCCGCCCCAGGACGGAGAGTCCGAGCCAGAGGAGTTTGATCCCTTCATAGTCTTCAGGCTCGTCGGCAGCATCCTCCTCGCCATCTTTGTCAGGGTTTTCGTCTGCAAGTATCTG TCTATATTTGCTCCGTTTCTGACCCTTGAACTGGCCTACATGGGGTTGTCCAAGTACTTTCCAAAG GTAGAGAAGAAGACCCAGACCACTGTGCTAACCGCCGCCCTGCTGCTGTCCGGCATCCCCTCTGAGGTCATCAACCGCTCCATGGACACCTACAGGAGGATGGGCGATGTCTTTGCTGACCTATGCGTCTACTTCTTCACCTTCATCCTCTCCAACGAGATCCTGCTCCTCGTTGGCTCAGAGACTCCCTGA
- the camlg gene encoding calcium signal-modulating cyclophilin ligand isoform X1 encodes MESGESAEEKTGPASAAQRRAEIRRRKLLMNSEDRMNRIVGFTKIESETNAGASLRPTEPRFHLDLDRTEWSSSSSLQRPAPFLPEASGLGSRSHSVTPERRGSPLPDSSEPHGGSIEDDIIGVRQRPRGERASDDISGSPRKGLQKYLSRFDDAMKLRGQLANEKPPQDGESEPEEFDPFIVFRLVGSILLAIFVRVFVCKYLSIFAPFLTLELAYMGLSKYFPKVEKKTQTTVLTAALLLSGIPSEVINRSMDTYRRMGDVFADLCVYFFTFILSNEILLLVGSETP; translated from the exons ATGGAGTCCGGAGAGTCCGCGGAGGAGAAGACGGGTCCGGCGTCTGCGGCTCAGCGGAGAGCGGAGATCCGCAGGAGGAAGCTGCTCATGAACTCCGAGGACAGGATGAACAGGATCGTGGGCTTCACCAAGATCGAGTCTGAAACCAACG CAGGAGCGTCTCTGCGTCCGACAGAACCTCGCTTCCATCTCGATCTCGACAGAACAGAGtggtcctcgtcctcatctttGCAGAGGCCGGCTCCTTTCCTGCCGGAGGCCTCCGGGCTCGGCAGCCGCTCCCACAGCGTCACCCCAGAGAGAAGGGGCTCGCCCCTGCCAGACAGCAGTGAGCCACACGGAGGCTCTATAGAAGATGACATCATAGGGGTCCGGCAGAGACCCAGGGGGGAGCGGGCATCGGACGACATCAGCGGGTCCCCGCGCAAGGGCCTCCAAAAGTACCTGTCTCGTTTCGATGATGCCATGAAACTGCGAGGTCAGCTGGCCAACGAGAAGCCGCCCCAGGACGGAGAGTCCGAGCCAGAGGAGTTTGATCCCTTCATAGTCTTCAGGCTCGTCGGCAGCATCCTCCTCGCCATCTTTGTCAGGGTTTTCGTCTGCAAGTATCTG TCTATATTTGCTCCGTTTCTGACCCTTGAACTGGCCTACATGGGGTTGTCCAAGTACTTTCCAAAG GTAGAGAAGAAGACCCAGACCACTGTGCTAACCGCCGCCCTGCTGCTGTCCGGCATCCCCTCTGAGGTCATCAACCGCTCCATGGACACCTACAGGAGGATGGGCGATGTCTTTGCTGACCTATGCGTCTACTTCTTCACCTTCATCCTCTCCAACGAGATCCTGCTCCTCGTTGGCTCAGAGACTCCCTGA
- the sec24a gene encoding protein transport protein Sec24A isoform X1, with the protein MSTAGFNSQNGTGTGQAYANGPSQNPVAMQQLPGVSYGMTHQPIYNPMQSKAPAPPGPGLYPSGAYQPIPPGSSYQPGQPPTSYPAPLGQPLLTRPQMGVPPSHTPPQSASPGPRPSLAQATPPPPAASSSSYYPNPQQLQPMAPSWQYNTAPPPMGPPTSTSTPPRGPVANHVNPSSSSTVPPPPLSSAAYSSGPGMPPTSLQGYNQPGMAPPQMNTMASHTYHPSRPAYGPPTSGHPNSGPPPTGLPPTGLPPTGPPPTGLPSTGLPPTGLPPTGLPPTGPPPTGLPPTGPPHSMKHTPLPTGPPVANVTPPPPRADAQCGATFNSTQSPTEPDCQQGDIECPGAVAGNGPQSSNSYNHVDNIMAGPPQHGPPGRHLGHYPSLPPGYQNTPAPHKSPSPMHPAMQSATQPYTQSSQAYQQPPGGPGPAQLSPSMAAMSLQSSTPEALRVVNLLQERNLLPPSPTPPPTPCLPQDLQKINCNPEVFRSTLTSIPQTQSLLNKAKMPLGLLLHPFKDLTQLPVVTSSTIVRCRSCRTYINPFVTFLDQRRWKCNLCYRVNDVPEEFMYNPVSRSYGEPHKRPEVQNATIEFIAPSEYMLRPPQPAVYLFVLDVSHNAVETGYLNVFCQLLLENINTLPGDSRTKVGFITFDSTIHFYNLQEGLSQPQMLIVSDIEDIFLPTPDSLLVNLNECKELVQDLLRSLPNLFQKTMETQSALGSALQAAFKLLSPTGGRMSVFQTQLPNLGVGALQSREDPNQRASAKDIQHLSPATDFYKKLALDCSGQQVAVDLFLLSAQYCDLASLGCISRYSAGSVYYYPSYHHQHSPAQVERFQKDLKRYLTRKIGFEAVMRIRCTKGMSIHTFHGNFFVRSTDLLSLPNVNPDAGFAVQMSIEENLDDMQAVSFQAALLYTSSKGERRIRVHTLCLPVVNSLSDIFSGADVQAITGLLACMAVDRSVAASLGDARDAMTNAAIDSLSSYRQSVLTIQQPGLLAPACLRLFPLYVLALLKQKAFRTGTSTRLDDRVFAMCQLKYQPLVYAMLMIHPSLYRIDDLNDEGALNINERTIPQPRVQQLSVEKLSRDGAFLMDAGLVIYLWIGRNCHTNFLSQVLGVPSYAAVPENLYMLPELDTAESQRTRAFIGWLRDQRPFFPSVHVIRDESQLKNSFMQNMIEDRTESALSYYEFLLHIQQQISK; encoded by the exons ATGTCAACGGCGGGGTTCAACTCTCAGAATGGGACGGGGACGGGGCAGGCATATGCGAACG GTCCATCACAGAATCCAGTTGCCATGCAGCAGCTCCCAGGGGTCAGCTATGGCATGACCCACCAACCAATCTACAATCCAATGCAGTCCAAAGCTCCCGCACCCCCCGGCCCTGGACTTTACCCCTCTGGGGCATATCAGCCTATTCCCCCAGGCAGCTCCTACCAGCCTGGCCAACCGCCCACTTCCTACCCAGCTCCCCTAGGCCAGCCATTGTTGACCAGGCCTCAAATGGGTGTTCCTCCATCACATACCCCTCCTCAGTCTGCCAGCCCTGGTCCCAGGCCGTCCCTTGCACAGGCCACACCGCCCCCTCCTGCAGCATCCTCTAGTAGCTACTATCCAAAcccccagcagctgcagcccaTGGCTCCATCATGGCAGTACAACACAGCTCCCCCACCAATGGGGCCACCCACTTCCACAAGCACGCCTCCCCGAGGCCCTGTGGCAAATCACGTGAACCCATCTTCAAGTTCAACAGTCCCACCGCCACCACTGTCATCAGCAGCATACAGCTCAGGCCCCGGGATGCCCCCTACCAGCCTGCAAGGATATAACCAGCCAG GCATGGCTCCTCCACAAATGAATACCATGGCTTCCCACACATACCATCCAAGCAGACCTGCCTATGGGCCCCCAACTTCAGGACACCCAAATTCAGGACCCCCACCCACAGGCCTACCACCTACAGGACTCCCACCTACAGGACCCCCACCTACAGGACTCCCATCCACAGGACTCCCACCCACAGGCCTCCCACCTACAGGACTCCCACCTACAGGCCCACCACCTACAGGACTCCCACCTACAGGCCCACCACACTCCATGAAACATACACCACTTCCCACTGGACCCCCAGTGGCCAATGTCACACCTCCTCCACCCAGAGCTGATG CTCAGTGCGGGGCGACTTTTAACAGCACTCAGTCCCCCACTGAGCCCGACTGCCAGCAGGGGGATATTGAATGTCCAG GAGCTGTGGCCGGCAATGGTCCCCAATCATCAAACAGCTATAATCATGTTGACAACATAATGG CTGGTCCTCCCCAGCACGGACCACCTGGTCGGCACTTGGGCCActacccctccctcccccctggGTACCAGAACACACCGGCTCCACACAAATCCCCCTCCCCCATGCACCCTGCGATGCAAAGCGCCACACAGCCTTACACTCAATCATCTCAGGCATACCAGCAG CCACCTGGTGGCCCAGGGCCAGCCCAACTGAGCCCGTCCATGGCGGCCATGAGCCTCCAGTCCAGTACCCCAGAGGCACTAAGAGTGGTCAAcctgctgcaggagaggaaCCTGCTGCCACCAAGCCCGACCCCTCCCCCAACACCCTGCCTGCCCCAGGACCTGCAGAAGATTAACTGTAACCCAGA GGTTTTCCGTTCTACGCTGACCAGCATCCCTCAGACACAGTCGTTGCTCAATAAAGCCAAGATGCCGCTgggcctgctgctccacccgttcAAAGACCTCACG CAACTTCCTGTGGTGACTTCCAGCACCATCGTCAGATGTCGGTCCTGCAGAACCTACATTAACCCGTTTGTCACCTTCCTGGACCAGAGGAGGTGGAAGTGCAACCTGTGCTATCGGGTCAATGATG TTCCGGAAGAGTTTATGTACAACCCAGTCAGCAGATCGTATGGAGAACCACACAAAAGACCTGAGGTCCAGAACGCCACCATTGAGTTCATTGCTCCTTCAGAGTATATG CTGAGGCCACCGCAGCCGGCTGTTTACCTCTTTGTTCTGGATGTATCCCACAATGCAGTGGAGACAGGCTACCTGAATGTGTTCTGTCAGTTGCTGCTGGAAAACATCAACAC GCTTCCTGGAGACTCGCGGACGAAGGTAGGCTTCATCACCTTCGACAGCACCATCCACTTCTACAATCTTCAGGAGGGACTTTCTCAGCCTCAGATGCTCATCGTGTCTGACATTGAAG atATCTTTTTACCAACACCAGACAGCCTTCTCGTAAACCTCAATGAGTGCAAAGAA cttgtgCAGGATCTCCTGAGGAGTCTGCCAAATTTATTTCAAAAGACTATGGAGACTCAATCTGCCCTGGGATCAGCTCTGCAAGCAGCCTTCAAGCTGCTGTCGCCCACTGGAGGGCGTATGTCTGTCTTTCAGACACAACTGCCAAACCTGGGTGTGGGGGCGCTGCAGTCCAGAGAGGACCCCAACCAGCGAGCGTCTGCCAAG gACATCCAGCATCTATCTCCAGCGACAGACTTCTACAAGAAGCTGGCTCTGGACTGCTCCGGCCAGCAGGTGGCTGTTGACCTGTTCCTGCTCAGTGCTCAGTACTGTGATCTGGCTTCACTTG GCTGTATTTCGAGATACTCAGCAGGGAGCGTTTACTATTACCCGTCATACCACCACCAGCACAGCCCTGCTCAGGTGGAGCGCTTCCAGAAGGATCTGAAGAGATACTTAACCAGGAAGATCGGCTTTGAGGCCGTCATGAGGATACGCTGCACTAAAG gtatgTCCATCCACACGTTCCACGGAAACTTCTTTGTGCGCTCGACAGATCTGTTGTCGCTCCCTAACGTGAACCCGGACGCTGGCTTTGCTGTTCAAATGTCCATCGAGGAAAATCTGGACGACATGCAGGCTGTCTCTTTCCAGGCCGCCCTGCTTTACACCTCCAGCaaag gaGAAAGGAGGATCCGTGTCCACACCTTGTGTCTCCCTGTGGTCAACTCTCTGTCAGATATCTTTTCTGGGGCAGATGTTCAGGCCATTACTGGGCTGCTGGCTTGCATGG CTGTGGATCGTTCAGTGGCTGCCAGTCTGGGTGACGCCAGAGATGCGATGACCAACGCTGCTATTGACTCGCTGTCGTCATACCGACAGTCTGTGTTGACCATCCAGCAGCCCGGCCTGCTGGCCCCGGCCTGCCTCAGACTCTTCCCCCTTTACGTCCTCGCCCTGCTCAAACAG AAAGCCTTCAGGACGGGCACCAGCACCAGACTGGATGACCGAGTGTTTGCCATGTGTCAACTGAAGTACCAGCCACTGGTCTACGCCATGCTGATGATCCATCCTTCTCTGTACCGCATCGACGACTTGAACGATGAG GGAGCTTTGAACATCAACGAGCGGACCATCCCTCAGCCCAGAGtgcagcagctgtctgtggagAAGCTCAGCAGGGATGGAGCTTTCCTCATGGACGCTGGATTA GTGATTTATCTGTGGATCGGACGGAACTGCCACACCAACTTCCTCTCACAAGTCCTGGGAGTTCCCAGCTATGCTGCCGTGCCTGAAAACTTG TATATGCTCCCGGAGCTGGACACTGCCGAGTCGCAGAGAACCAGGGCTTTCATTGGTTGGCTGAGGGATCAGAGGCCGTTCTTCCCCTCTGTGCATGTCATCAG GGACGAGAGCCAGCTGAAAAACAGCTTTATGCAGAACATGATCGAGGACCGAACAGAGTCGGCCCTGTCGTACTACGAGTTCCTGCTTCACATCCAACAGCAAATCTCCAAATAA
- the sec24a gene encoding protein transport protein Sec24A isoform X2, with product MSTAGFNSQNGTGTGQAYANGPSQNPVAMQQLPGVSYGMTHQPIYNPMQSKAPAPPGPGLYPSGAYQPIPPGSSYQPGQPPTSYPAPLGQPLLTRPQMGVPPSHTPPQSASPGPRPSLAQATPPPPAASSSSYYPNPQQLQPMAPSWQYNTAPPPMGPPTSTSTPPRGPVANHVNPSSSSTVPPPPLSSAAYSSGPGMPPTSLQGYNQPGMAPPQMNTMASHTYHPSRPAYGPPTSGHPNSGPPPTGLPPTGLPPTGPPPTGLPSTGLPPTGLPPTGLPPTGPPPTGLPPTGPPHSMKHTPLPTGPPVANVTPPPPRADGAVAGNGPQSSNSYNHVDNIMAGPPQHGPPGRHLGHYPSLPPGYQNTPAPHKSPSPMHPAMQSATQPYTQSSQAYQQPPGGPGPAQLSPSMAAMSLQSSTPEALRVVNLLQERNLLPPSPTPPPTPCLPQDLQKINCNPEVFRSTLTSIPQTQSLLNKAKMPLGLLLHPFKDLTQLPVVTSSTIVRCRSCRTYINPFVTFLDQRRWKCNLCYRVNDVPEEFMYNPVSRSYGEPHKRPEVQNATIEFIAPSEYMLRPPQPAVYLFVLDVSHNAVETGYLNVFCQLLLENINTLPGDSRTKVGFITFDSTIHFYNLQEGLSQPQMLIVSDIEDIFLPTPDSLLVNLNECKELVQDLLRSLPNLFQKTMETQSALGSALQAAFKLLSPTGGRMSVFQTQLPNLGVGALQSREDPNQRASAKDIQHLSPATDFYKKLALDCSGQQVAVDLFLLSAQYCDLASLGCISRYSAGSVYYYPSYHHQHSPAQVERFQKDLKRYLTRKIGFEAVMRIRCTKGMSIHTFHGNFFVRSTDLLSLPNVNPDAGFAVQMSIEENLDDMQAVSFQAALLYTSSKGERRIRVHTLCLPVVNSLSDIFSGADVQAITGLLACMAVDRSVAASLGDARDAMTNAAIDSLSSYRQSVLTIQQPGLLAPACLRLFPLYVLALLKQKAFRTGTSTRLDDRVFAMCQLKYQPLVYAMLMIHPSLYRIDDLNDEGALNINERTIPQPRVQQLSVEKLSRDGAFLMDAGLVIYLWIGRNCHTNFLSQVLGVPSYAAVPENLYMLPELDTAESQRTRAFIGWLRDQRPFFPSVHVIRDESQLKNSFMQNMIEDRTESALSYYEFLLHIQQQISK from the exons ATGTCAACGGCGGGGTTCAACTCTCAGAATGGGACGGGGACGGGGCAGGCATATGCGAACG GTCCATCACAGAATCCAGTTGCCATGCAGCAGCTCCCAGGGGTCAGCTATGGCATGACCCACCAACCAATCTACAATCCAATGCAGTCCAAAGCTCCCGCACCCCCCGGCCCTGGACTTTACCCCTCTGGGGCATATCAGCCTATTCCCCCAGGCAGCTCCTACCAGCCTGGCCAACCGCCCACTTCCTACCCAGCTCCCCTAGGCCAGCCATTGTTGACCAGGCCTCAAATGGGTGTTCCTCCATCACATACCCCTCCTCAGTCTGCCAGCCCTGGTCCCAGGCCGTCCCTTGCACAGGCCACACCGCCCCCTCCTGCAGCATCCTCTAGTAGCTACTATCCAAAcccccagcagctgcagcccaTGGCTCCATCATGGCAGTACAACACAGCTCCCCCACCAATGGGGCCACCCACTTCCACAAGCACGCCTCCCCGAGGCCCTGTGGCAAATCACGTGAACCCATCTTCAAGTTCAACAGTCCCACCGCCACCACTGTCATCAGCAGCATACAGCTCAGGCCCCGGGATGCCCCCTACCAGCCTGCAAGGATATAACCAGCCAG GCATGGCTCCTCCACAAATGAATACCATGGCTTCCCACACATACCATCCAAGCAGACCTGCCTATGGGCCCCCAACTTCAGGACACCCAAATTCAGGACCCCCACCCACAGGCCTACCACCTACAGGACTCCCACCTACAGGACCCCCACCTACAGGACTCCCATCCACAGGACTCCCACCCACAGGCCTCCCACCTACAGGACTCCCACCTACAGGCCCACCACCTACAGGACTCCCACCTACAGGCCCACCACACTCCATGAAACATACACCACTTCCCACTGGACCCCCAGTGGCCAATGTCACACCTCCTCCACCCAGAGCTGATG GAGCTGTGGCCGGCAATGGTCCCCAATCATCAAACAGCTATAATCATGTTGACAACATAATGG CTGGTCCTCCCCAGCACGGACCACCTGGTCGGCACTTGGGCCActacccctccctcccccctggGTACCAGAACACACCGGCTCCACACAAATCCCCCTCCCCCATGCACCCTGCGATGCAAAGCGCCACACAGCCTTACACTCAATCATCTCAGGCATACCAGCAG CCACCTGGTGGCCCAGGGCCAGCCCAACTGAGCCCGTCCATGGCGGCCATGAGCCTCCAGTCCAGTACCCCAGAGGCACTAAGAGTGGTCAAcctgctgcaggagaggaaCCTGCTGCCACCAAGCCCGACCCCTCCCCCAACACCCTGCCTGCCCCAGGACCTGCAGAAGATTAACTGTAACCCAGA GGTTTTCCGTTCTACGCTGACCAGCATCCCTCAGACACAGTCGTTGCTCAATAAAGCCAAGATGCCGCTgggcctgctgctccacccgttcAAAGACCTCACG CAACTTCCTGTGGTGACTTCCAGCACCATCGTCAGATGTCGGTCCTGCAGAACCTACATTAACCCGTTTGTCACCTTCCTGGACCAGAGGAGGTGGAAGTGCAACCTGTGCTATCGGGTCAATGATG TTCCGGAAGAGTTTATGTACAACCCAGTCAGCAGATCGTATGGAGAACCACACAAAAGACCTGAGGTCCAGAACGCCACCATTGAGTTCATTGCTCCTTCAGAGTATATG CTGAGGCCACCGCAGCCGGCTGTTTACCTCTTTGTTCTGGATGTATCCCACAATGCAGTGGAGACAGGCTACCTGAATGTGTTCTGTCAGTTGCTGCTGGAAAACATCAACAC GCTTCCTGGAGACTCGCGGACGAAGGTAGGCTTCATCACCTTCGACAGCACCATCCACTTCTACAATCTTCAGGAGGGACTTTCTCAGCCTCAGATGCTCATCGTGTCTGACATTGAAG atATCTTTTTACCAACACCAGACAGCCTTCTCGTAAACCTCAATGAGTGCAAAGAA cttgtgCAGGATCTCCTGAGGAGTCTGCCAAATTTATTTCAAAAGACTATGGAGACTCAATCTGCCCTGGGATCAGCTCTGCAAGCAGCCTTCAAGCTGCTGTCGCCCACTGGAGGGCGTATGTCTGTCTTTCAGACACAACTGCCAAACCTGGGTGTGGGGGCGCTGCAGTCCAGAGAGGACCCCAACCAGCGAGCGTCTGCCAAG gACATCCAGCATCTATCTCCAGCGACAGACTTCTACAAGAAGCTGGCTCTGGACTGCTCCGGCCAGCAGGTGGCTGTTGACCTGTTCCTGCTCAGTGCTCAGTACTGTGATCTGGCTTCACTTG GCTGTATTTCGAGATACTCAGCAGGGAGCGTTTACTATTACCCGTCATACCACCACCAGCACAGCCCTGCTCAGGTGGAGCGCTTCCAGAAGGATCTGAAGAGATACTTAACCAGGAAGATCGGCTTTGAGGCCGTCATGAGGATACGCTGCACTAAAG gtatgTCCATCCACACGTTCCACGGAAACTTCTTTGTGCGCTCGACAGATCTGTTGTCGCTCCCTAACGTGAACCCGGACGCTGGCTTTGCTGTTCAAATGTCCATCGAGGAAAATCTGGACGACATGCAGGCTGTCTCTTTCCAGGCCGCCCTGCTTTACACCTCCAGCaaag gaGAAAGGAGGATCCGTGTCCACACCTTGTGTCTCCCTGTGGTCAACTCTCTGTCAGATATCTTTTCTGGGGCAGATGTTCAGGCCATTACTGGGCTGCTGGCTTGCATGG CTGTGGATCGTTCAGTGGCTGCCAGTCTGGGTGACGCCAGAGATGCGATGACCAACGCTGCTATTGACTCGCTGTCGTCATACCGACAGTCTGTGTTGACCATCCAGCAGCCCGGCCTGCTGGCCCCGGCCTGCCTCAGACTCTTCCCCCTTTACGTCCTCGCCCTGCTCAAACAG AAAGCCTTCAGGACGGGCACCAGCACCAGACTGGATGACCGAGTGTTTGCCATGTGTCAACTGAAGTACCAGCCACTGGTCTACGCCATGCTGATGATCCATCCTTCTCTGTACCGCATCGACGACTTGAACGATGAG GGAGCTTTGAACATCAACGAGCGGACCATCCCTCAGCCCAGAGtgcagcagctgtctgtggagAAGCTCAGCAGGGATGGAGCTTTCCTCATGGACGCTGGATTA GTGATTTATCTGTGGATCGGACGGAACTGCCACACCAACTTCCTCTCACAAGTCCTGGGAGTTCCCAGCTATGCTGCCGTGCCTGAAAACTTG TATATGCTCCCGGAGCTGGACACTGCCGAGTCGCAGAGAACCAGGGCTTTCATTGGTTGGCTGAGGGATCAGAGGCCGTTCTTCCCCTCTGTGCATGTCATCAG GGACGAGAGCCAGCTGAAAAACAGCTTTATGCAGAACATGATCGAGGACCGAACAGAGTCGGCCCTGTCGTACTACGAGTTCCTGCTTCACATCCAACAGCAAATCTCCAAATAA